AGTTTTTAAAAATAGAGTCTAGATTAGATAATTGGTGGAACTTAAAGTATATGATTGGTTTAACATATAAAGAAATGGATGAAATTGAAAAAGCTATTGATTATTTTTATGAAGCTTTAGAACTAGATGAAGAAGTGGTTGATATATATAATGAATTAGGAATTTGCCTTTTTGCTATAGGCAATTTTAATGAGGCACTAGAAATTTTTAATACTGGTATAGGAATAGACAATAAGAACTATAAGATAATATTTAATAGGGGTATTGCCTATTATCAAATTGGATTTTATGATAAGGCGATATCAGATGTTGAAATTGCATACAAATTGAATCCCAATGATCCGATGATAAGAAAATTCAAAGAGAATTTAGAAAATATAAAACAGTAGGTTCCAATTCAATAAAATATGATAATATAGTATTGTAATTATAGTGAAAGGGGTCATAATATGAAAATACAAAAGTTAGAAGAATTACTTAAGGTTAAATATGATTCAAAGATGAAATTAGTCGTAGTTGCTTCTCATGATGAAGAAGTACTACAAGCAGTATCAGAGGCTAGAAATCTTGGCATAGCTGAACCAATATTGATAGGAGATAAGGAAAAAACTATTAGTATTATTAATGAGCATAATCTAGATTTAAATGATTGTGAAATGATCAATGAAGTTGATTTAGTTAAGGCTGCTGAGCTAGGGGTAAAGATGGTAAGTACAGGCAAGGCAAATTTTATTATGAAAGGGTTAGTTGATACATCTATACTTTTAAAACAGGTATTAAATAAAGAATATGGCCTTAGAACTAATAGCCTTTTAAGTCATGTAATGATATATGAAGTACCAAATTATCATAAGTTAATATATTTAACAGATGGAGGTATGAATTTAGTACCTTCTCTTGAGGACAAGGTCAAAATAATAGAAAATAGTGTAAAAGTATGTAAGGCTCTTGGAAATGATAAAGTAAAGGTTGCTTGTCTTGCGGCTAAAGAAAAAGTAAATCCTAAAATGGAAGCTACAGTTCATGGAAATGAGCTTAAAGAAATGTGTATAGATGGTAAGTTTGAAGATGGAGTTATAGTTGATGGACCTTTGGCTTTAGATTTAGCTATTTCAAAAGAGGCTGCTGAAATAAAAGGATTTAAGAGTCAAGTTGCAGGGGATGCAGATGTGCTATTAGTACCAACAATAGAAATGGGTAATGGCATTGGAAAAAGTATTACCTATTTTGCTAGTGGAAAATCTGCTGGGGTTGTAATGGGAGCCAAAGCACCTATAGTATTAGTTTCTAGAGCTGATGATCATGAAGCTAAACTTTATTCAATAGCTTTAGGAAGCATTGTATCTAAATATCAGCTATAATTTCTAATTTTACAGGATGATAAAACTTGTTTATATGGAAAATCAAAAAATTATAAACTTTTTTCGAATAAACCATTGACAAAGTTAAAAAAACTTGTTATATTATAAAAGCTGTCTGAAACACATTAAAAAAAGGCAGCAAACAAATGAAAATTATCTCTTGACAAAAGAGCCAAAAGATGATAACATTTGTAATTGTTGCTGACATAGCAGAAGAAAACAACTTAAAAAAGATTTAAAAAA
This genomic interval from Anaerosalibacter sp. Marseille-P3206 contains the following:
- a CDS encoding bifunctional enoyl-CoA hydratase/phosphate acetyltransferase; the protein is MKIQKLEELLKVKYDSKMKLVVVASHDEEVLQAVSEARNLGIAEPILIGDKEKTISIINEHNLDLNDCEMINEVDLVKAAELGVKMVSTGKANFIMKGLVDTSILLKQVLNKEYGLRTNSLLSHVMIYEVPNYHKLIYLTDGGMNLVPSLEDKVKIIENSVKVCKALGNDKVKVACLAAKEKVNPKMEATVHGNELKEMCIDGKFEDGVIVDGPLALDLAISKEAAEIKGFKSQVAGDADVLLVPTIEMGNGIGKSITYFASGKSAGVVMGAKAPIVLVSRADDHEAKLYSIALGSIVSKYQL